In a single window of the Tellurirhabdus bombi genome:
- a CDS encoding ABC transporter permease — protein MNLLKISWANLKDKPLSSFLSGLLMTLGISIISLLLLLNKQLEEQFSRNIKGVDMVVGAKGSPLQLILSSIYQIDAPTGNIPLEEAERLAKNPMVKTAIPLSMGDNYQSFRIVGTDKRYVDHYGASVEEGKLFKKALEVTVGARVAQITGLKIGDEFASSHGLDAEGEEHGDSKYKVVGIFKPSNSVVDQLILTDISSVWAIHDHHEEGEKHEDEPAGEAKASPAPVAEQPAVAKRSGRMPMLAVPGPPPQEEEHHEEGEEHGDHREITSMLIKFRNPLGMMLMRSVNMNSKMQAALPAIEIDRLFSLLGVGVETLRGLAIAIMIISGISVFVSLYNSLKERKYEMALMLSMGATRTQLFGMLLLEGLVLALIGFVLGLVVSRAGLLLFSARVESSYHYTLANLAILPEEWLVLGVAVTVGIVAAALPALGIYRMNISRTLAEE, from the coding sequence ATGAATCTCCTGAAAATAAGTTGGGCTAACCTGAAAGATAAGCCGCTGAGCAGTTTCTTGAGCGGCTTGCTAATGACCCTGGGTATCAGCATCATCTCGCTGCTTTTATTACTGAATAAACAACTGGAAGAGCAATTTAGCCGGAATATCAAGGGCGTCGATATGGTGGTGGGCGCAAAAGGCAGTCCGTTGCAGTTAATTCTATCGAGCATTTACCAGATCGATGCGCCGACGGGTAATATTCCGTTGGAGGAGGCGGAGAGACTGGCTAAAAACCCAATGGTAAAAACGGCCATTCCGCTGTCAATGGGCGACAATTACCAATCGTTTCGCATTGTTGGAACGGATAAACGATACGTCGATCATTATGGGGCATCGGTTGAGGAAGGAAAGCTATTTAAGAAGGCGCTGGAAGTAACAGTCGGTGCGCGGGTGGCCCAGATTACTGGTTTAAAAATTGGCGATGAGTTTGCCAGCTCCCACGGACTGGATGCGGAAGGGGAAGAGCACGGGGATTCGAAATACAAAGTGGTGGGCATTTTCAAGCCGAGTAATAGCGTAGTTGATCAACTGATTTTGACGGATATTTCGAGTGTGTGGGCCATTCACGACCACCACGAAGAAGGGGAGAAACACGAGGACGAACCCGCCGGGGAAGCAAAGGCTAGCCCTGCTCCGGTAGCAGAACAGCCAGCCGTGGCTAAACGAAGTGGCCGAATGCCGATGTTGGCCGTACCAGGACCGCCGCCTCAGGAAGAAGAGCATCACGAAGAAGGGGAAGAGCACGGCGACCACCGTGAAATCACGAGTATGCTGATTAAATTCCGCAATCCGCTGGGAATGATGCTAATGCGTAGCGTCAATATGAATTCAAAGATGCAGGCTGCTTTGCCCGCTATCGAAATTGATCGGTTGTTTTCCTTGTTAGGTGTAGGCGTAGAGACCCTGCGCGGACTGGCTATTGCCATCATGATCATCTCGGGAATCAGTGTATTTGTGTCGCTTTATAACTCCCTGAAAGAACGCAAGTACGAAATGGCATTGATGCTGTCGATGGGGGCTACCCGGACGCAACTCTTCGGGATGCTCTTACTGGAAGGCTTGGTGCTAGCCTTAATTGGCTTTGTACTGGGACTCGTTGTTAGTCGGGCAGGACTCCTTTTATTCTCGGCGCGGGTAGAGAGCAGTTATCATTATACGTTGGCCAATCTGGCTATTTTGCCCGAAGAGTGGCTGGTGTTGGGCGTGGCGGTAACGGTTGGCATTGTGGCAGCGGCTCTACCGGCCCTAGGTATCTATCGGATGAACATTTCGAGAACCCTCGCAGAAGAATAA
- the bshA gene encoding N-acetyl-alpha-D-glucosaminyl L-malate synthase BshA, with protein MKIGIVCYPTFGGSGVVATELGKALAKAGHQVHFITYQQPTRLDFFNENVYYHEVKIPTYPLFQFPPYETALASEMVNVVQYENLDLLHVHYAIPHASAAYMAKMILRSQGRYIPVVTTLHGTDITLVGKDASYEPVVTFSINESDGVTAVSHDLRKDTYRHFKIKRDIEVIPNFVDLDRFKRQKKDHFKMAICPNGEKLIVHTSNFRRVKRIDDAVAVFYKIQQEIPAKLLLVGDGPERARIEKMCRDYGIYEGVRFLGKLDAVEEVLSVADLFLMPSENESFGLAALEALACEVPLITSNAGGLPELNVQGVTGFMSDVGDVDDMVKNALHVLHDDNLPTFKHNALERAKEFELSKILPLYEAHYERVVSETRLQTSPTLIS; from the coding sequence ATGAAAATCGGAATCGTTTGCTATCCAACTTTTGGTGGGAGTGGCGTTGTCGCTACCGAACTGGGCAAAGCACTGGCAAAAGCTGGTCACCAAGTTCATTTTATCACCTACCAACAACCTACCCGCCTCGATTTTTTCAACGAAAACGTTTACTATCACGAAGTTAAGATACCAACCTACCCGCTGTTCCAATTCCCGCCTTACGAGACGGCGCTGGCCAGTGAAATGGTAAATGTGGTCCAATACGAAAACCTGGATTTACTGCATGTTCATTACGCCATTCCGCACGCTTCGGCGGCTTACATGGCAAAGATGATCTTAAGGTCCCAGGGTCGTTATATCCCCGTGGTTACGACGTTACACGGAACGGACATTACATTGGTCGGTAAAGATGCTTCTTACGAACCTGTCGTAACGTTTAGCATCAATGAGTCGGACGGCGTGACAGCCGTATCGCATGATTTGCGCAAGGATACGTATCGCCATTTCAAGATAAAGCGGGACATTGAAGTGATTCCCAACTTTGTCGATCTGGACCGGTTTAAGCGCCAGAAAAAAGATCATTTCAAAATGGCCATCTGCCCCAATGGCGAAAAATTAATCGTGCACACGTCGAATTTCCGGCGGGTGAAACGAATTGATGATGCGGTTGCGGTTTTTTACAAGATTCAGCAGGAGATTCCAGCCAAGTTGTTGCTTGTTGGCGATGGCCCGGAGCGGGCGCGCATTGAAAAAATGTGTCGGGATTACGGCATCTACGAAGGGGTGCGGTTTTTGGGCAAACTGGATGCCGTCGAAGAAGTTCTGTCGGTAGCTGACCTTTTCCTGATGCCTTCCGAGAACGAAAGCTTCGGCCTGGCTGCCCTGGAAGCACTGGCCTGCGAAGTGCCGCTTATTACGTCAAATGCGGGTGGTTTGCCCGAACTGAATGTGCAGGGTGTAACGGGTTTCATGAGTGATGTCGGCGATGTGGACGACATGGTGAAAAACGCACTTCATGTTCTTCACGACGATAACCTGCCTACTTTCAAACACAACGCGCTGGAACGGGCGAAGGAATTTGAGCTTTCCAAAATACTGCCTTTGTACGAAGCCCACTACGAGCGCGTGGTTTCTGAAACGCGATTGCAGACGAGTCCGACGCTCATTTCCTGA
- a CDS encoding FkbM family methyltransferase, translated as MTELYKRLKAKQLSFYHVCEVGVYLPQTSNIIDFIQDGIPATLVEADPEVVEKIKQSFKNYPITVHAVAVWDYNGLLTLSKASASTFVSALKSSPALENDRYQIKQETTVEVPCQRFSEIDDGTIDLLSVDIEGSEWYVLKYLTSRPKVISLETHGKFYTNPFMAEIEAWMKNNKYEIWYKDATDSVYIQANTFPIGLFEKIALRLRQIAISLRKKKKYLKISHKKSPN; from the coding sequence ATGACAGAACTGTATAAAAGGCTAAAAGCAAAGCAACTTTCTTTTTATCACGTTTGTGAAGTGGGTGTTTATCTGCCGCAAACGTCTAATATAATCGACTTTATTCAGGATGGTATCCCGGCAACGCTTGTCGAGGCAGATCCGGAGGTAGTTGAAAAGATCAAGCAATCTTTCAAAAATTATCCCATAACGGTTCACGCGGTAGCCGTCTGGGATTATAATGGTTTACTAACACTCTCAAAAGCATCCGCCTCGACGTTTGTTTCGGCCTTAAAATCCAGTCCCGCACTTGAGAATGATCGCTACCAGATCAAACAGGAGACAACAGTTGAAGTCCCCTGCCAACGCTTTTCAGAAATTGACGACGGAACCATTGATTTACTGAGCGTTGACATTGAAGGCAGCGAGTGGTATGTGCTTAAATACCTGACCAGTCGCCCTAAAGTGATTTCCCTCGAAACGCACGGTAAATTTTACACCAATCCGTTCATGGCAGAAATCGAAGCCTGGATGAAAAACAATAAGTACGAAATCTGGTACAAAGACGCGACAGACAGCGTTTATATTCAAGCAAATACCTTCCCGATCGGTTTGTTTGAAAAGATTGCCCTCCGGCTTAGACAAATAGCTATTTCGCTGCGAAAGAAGAAAAAATACCTGAAAATCAGCCATAAAAAAAGCCCCAACTAA
- a CDS encoding NAD(P)/FAD-dependent oxidoreductase yields MNPNIPRTDRKRVVIVGAGFGGLQLARKLSHRKEFQVVLINKHNYHEFQPLYYQVATSGLDASSILFPLRAVFGGCKSVHIRVTNVQKINVNTKTVETDLGPIDYDYVVIATGADTNYFGMQNIIERALPMKSVSEAIALRNRLLQNFEDALAVTNDDEKQGLMNVVVVGGGPTGVELCGTFAEMRRTVLPRDYPELDFNIMQIYLIEGGAELLGPMSVESQQKSQKYLEELGVKLIFNTRVVDFDGQTVFTKEGTTIRTNNLVWTAGVKASPLNGLPTEALGRGGRILVNRYSQVEGLADVFAIGDVALMTEEAWPNGHPQIAQPAIQQGKHLAKNMVHLVKNEPLKEFKYKDLGSMATVGRGLAVVDLPFWKFQGFFAWLVWLFVHLMAIVGVKNRLLILINWMWGYMTYDQSLRLIIKPKIPKGNFDAVKHKVEDQLVTR; encoded by the coding sequence ATGAATCCAAATATTCCACGGACGGATCGTAAGAGGGTTGTTATCGTCGGGGCGGGATTCGGAGGGCTGCAATTGGCCCGTAAGCTGTCGCACCGAAAAGAATTCCAAGTTGTACTGATCAATAAACACAACTACCACGAATTTCAGCCGCTTTATTATCAGGTAGCTACATCCGGCCTGGATGCTAGCTCTATTCTTTTTCCGCTGCGTGCCGTTTTTGGCGGCTGTAAGAGCGTTCATATCCGGGTAACCAATGTTCAGAAAATTAACGTCAACACCAAAACGGTCGAAACGGATTTAGGGCCGATTGATTATGACTATGTAGTCATTGCAACGGGCGCTGATACGAATTATTTCGGCATGCAGAATATCATCGAACGGGCGCTTCCCATGAAGTCGGTTTCGGAGGCTATTGCCTTGAGGAACCGGTTGTTGCAAAATTTCGAAGACGCACTGGCTGTTACCAATGATGATGAGAAACAGGGGTTGATGAACGTTGTCGTTGTAGGTGGTGGACCTACGGGCGTTGAATTATGCGGTACCTTTGCCGAGATGAGACGCACGGTTTTGCCCCGTGATTATCCAGAGCTGGACTTCAACATCATGCAGATTTATCTGATTGAAGGCGGAGCCGAATTGCTGGGCCCAATGTCCGTTGAATCGCAGCAGAAGTCGCAGAAATACTTGGAAGAGCTAGGCGTTAAATTAATTTTTAACACCCGCGTAGTGGATTTTGACGGGCAGACTGTCTTCACAAAAGAAGGAACAACCATTCGAACCAATAACCTGGTCTGGACAGCTGGGGTTAAAGCCAGTCCGTTGAACGGATTACCGACGGAAGCCCTCGGGCGTGGTGGTCGTATTCTAGTCAACCGTTACAGCCAGGTGGAAGGCTTAGCGGATGTGTTTGCCATTGGTGATGTTGCCTTGATGACCGAGGAGGCCTGGCCAAACGGACACCCGCAGATTGCCCAACCAGCGATACAGCAGGGTAAGCATTTGGCTAAAAATATGGTCCACTTGGTCAAAAATGAGCCATTAAAAGAATTTAAATACAAAGATTTGGGTTCAATGGCTACGGTTGGGCGCGGATTGGCCGTGGTAGATTTGCCATTCTGGAAGTTTCAGGGCTTCTTTGCGTGGCTGGTCTGGCTCTTCGTGCACCTAATGGCTATCGTTGGTGTTAAGAATCGATTGCTGATTTTGATCAACTGGATGTGGGGTTATATGACGTATGATCAATCGCTGCGACTCATCATCAAGCCTAAAATACCCAAAGGGAATTTTGACGCCGTGAAGCACAAGGTGGAAGATCAACTTGTGACGCGTTAG
- a CDS encoding ABC transporter ATP-binding protein yields the protein MLTSHQLTFSYSPDKRFSFPDLHCNDREALLILGQSGRGKTTLLHLLALLLKPESGSIQINRTDLTQLSPAETAAFRAAHVGIVYQKPHFVSSLSVLDNLLLANYLAGKSQDKNRARKLAEQLGFADHLAKKTHQLSQGEQQRVSIARAMMNHTGSEGSVILADEPTSSLDDDNCARVVALLRQQSEQIGASLIVVTHDQRLKDEFANQVLL from the coding sequence ATGCTTACTTCTCATCAACTCACGTTTTCGTATTCTCCCGATAAACGCTTCTCATTTCCCGATTTGCACTGCAACGACCGGGAAGCGCTGCTGATACTTGGTCAATCCGGGCGGGGGAAAACAACATTGCTGCATCTTCTGGCCTTGCTGCTCAAACCTGAAAGTGGTTCTATTCAAATCAACAGAACAGATTTAACGCAGCTTAGCCCAGCCGAAACGGCGGCTTTTCGGGCGGCCCACGTAGGAATCGTTTACCAGAAGCCTCACTTTGTTAGTTCGTTGTCGGTGCTCGATAATTTGTTGCTAGCGAATTATTTAGCTGGGAAATCACAGGATAAAAATCGTGCCCGTAAGTTGGCGGAGCAACTGGGTTTTGCGGATCATCTGGCTAAAAAAACGCACCAGTTAAGCCAGGGTGAACAGCAACGGGTAAGCATTGCCCGGGCTATGATGAACCACACAGGTTCGGAAGGATCGGTGATTCTGGCCGATGAACCCACGTCCAGTCTGGACGACGATAACTGCGCCCGCGTGGTAGCGCTGCTGCGGCAACAATCCGAGCAGATTGGCGCGAGTCTCATTGTCGTCACGCACGACCAGCGGCTCAAAGATGAATTCGCCAATCAGGTTCTTCTATAA
- a CDS encoding TapB family protein: MKKLIFFFLLVLSIKTQAQECAGMNLKSGTGYEVLSYNAKGKPNGRLVYKFKDVRKEAGATVVEIGMQSFDEKDKGGTEMLIKYVCNGNEIIADLSGMTQMANQNMRDMELRMKTNAIIYPHNLSPGLKLPDGKLEADMYSKETKMMEISMSFVNRQVEGKESLTVPAGTYTAYKVNSDMNMDNRAMGIPIRSNMKVVSYRSNDVLFDLKSETYRNGKLIGYTVLNKIL, translated from the coding sequence ATGAAAAAGTTAATTTTCTTTTTTCTCCTCGTTCTGAGCATTAAAACACAGGCGCAGGAGTGCGCAGGAATGAACCTAAAATCTGGAACGGGTTATGAAGTGCTCTCCTACAATGCCAAAGGGAAACCCAACGGACGGCTTGTTTACAAATTCAAAGACGTTCGCAAAGAAGCAGGTGCCACGGTCGTCGAGATTGGTATGCAGTCCTTTGACGAAAAAGACAAAGGCGGTACGGAGATGCTTATAAAGTACGTCTGTAACGGCAACGAAATTATTGCTGACTTGTCCGGCATGACGCAAATGGCCAACCAGAACATGCGCGATATGGAATTACGGATGAAGACGAACGCGATTATCTATCCCCACAACCTTAGTCCGGGTTTAAAGCTGCCCGATGGTAAACTGGAGGCTGATATGTACAGCAAAGAAACAAAGATGATGGAAATCAGTATGAGCTTTGTTAATCGGCAGGTCGAAGGGAAGGAAAGCCTGACGGTGCCCGCCGGGACGTATACAGCCTACAAAGTCAATTCGGATATGAACATGGACAACCGGGCAATGGGCATTCCGATCCGGTCGAATATGAAAGTCGTCAGCTATCGTTCTAACGATGTTTTATTTGACCTGAAATCCGAAACCTACCGCAACGGGAAATTGATCGGTTATACCGTTTTGAACAAAATTCTCTAA
- a CDS encoding geranylgeranylglycerol-phosphate geranylgeranyltransferase encodes MTRKFPKSAFVLGFLRLIRVQNLLIIVATQYLARIALIGPREQWMRLFLDSRLFLLSLSTVCIAAAGYIINDYFDIKIDIINKPDRVIIGRFLRRRVAMGAHQALNIIGVGIGLYLNKWVFVADVVSVTLLWFYSANLKRQPFIGNFVVSFLTAMSLVVLAVYYRQQVDLLLIYALFSFCISLVREIIKDMEDVRGDARFGCRTLPIVWGIRRTKQFLYGIIATFIATLFLMAHSLANPQLGWIFIILLIPITWLIYRLVMADTKRDFSYLSSLCKLIMLVGVVSMAWV; translated from the coding sequence ATGACCCGAAAATTTCCAAAATCAGCTTTTGTTCTTGGTTTTCTGCGCTTGATACGGGTTCAAAACCTGCTTATCATTGTCGCGACGCAATACCTGGCGCGGATAGCCCTCATTGGGCCGCGCGAGCAGTGGATGCGCCTCTTTCTGGACTCCCGTTTATTTCTGCTTTCGTTGTCAACCGTTTGCATTGCTGCTGCCGGTTACATCATCAATGATTATTTTGACATCAAGATTGATATAATCAACAAGCCGGACCGGGTAATCATTGGTCGTTTTTTACGCCGCCGGGTGGCTATGGGTGCTCACCAGGCCCTAAACATTATTGGGGTTGGCATCGGGCTTTACCTCAATAAATGGGTGTTTGTCGCGGATGTCGTGTCGGTAACATTGCTGTGGTTTTATTCGGCGAATCTGAAGCGGCAACCGTTTATCGGCAATTTTGTCGTTTCTTTTCTGACGGCGATGTCGCTCGTTGTGCTGGCTGTTTACTACCGCCAACAGGTTGATCTTCTTTTGATTTACGCTCTTTTTTCCTTTTGTATTTCGTTGGTTCGCGAGATCATCAAAGACATGGAAGACGTGCGCGGTGATGCCCGGTTTGGATGCCGGACATTGCCCATTGTCTGGGGCATTCGCCGCACCAAACAGTTCCTTTACGGCATTATTGCCACGTTTATTGCGACGCTGTTTCTCATGGCTCATTCGCTGGCCAATCCCCAGCTAGGCTGGATTTTCATTATTTTGCTCATTCCCATTACCTGGTTAATTTATCGGCTTGTCATGGCCGACACCAAGCGGGATTTTTCGTACCTCAGCTCGCTCTGCAAACTCATTATGCTGGTTGGTGTAGTGAGCATGGCCTGGGTGTAA
- a CDS encoding MerC domain-containing protein: protein MKIDLLSKKADYVGITGSVLCVIHCLITPVLLMTTALANDHALRDGYLSLDYVFIGINIIAVYSATRHNTSPLIKKALWGFLSLFVVALVLEEVSPIFEYLAYTASAGLVVTHFANIRYCRLKHSH from the coding sequence ATGAAGATTGATCTTTTATCGAAAAAAGCAGATTACGTTGGTATTACAGGCTCTGTTCTGTGCGTTATTCACTGTTTGATTACGCCTGTATTATTGATGACAACGGCCCTGGCCAATGACCATGCCTTACGCGATGGCTACCTAAGTCTGGATTATGTTTTTATCGGGATCAATATCATAGCCGTTTATTCGGCGACCCGCCACAATACGTCTCCGCTGATTAAAAAAGCACTGTGGGGTTTTCTATCCCTGTTTGTCGTGGCGCTAGTGCTTGAAGAAGTTTCTCCTATTTTTGAATACCTGGCTTATACGGCCTCAGCGGGCTTGGTGGTGACGCATTTTGCCAATATTCGGTATTGCCGCCTAAAGCACAGCCACTAA
- a CDS encoding sterol desaturase family protein gives MEANVEKVRPKNTGTRPLFDNPILEALSRTHIAVPITIYLVTATILGWYAFTYTDMTAGWIGTLFLSGILVFSLIEYATHRGVFHMETNTSLKAKIQYTFHGIHHEYPKDKTRLAMPPAMAVFVGLALFSVTFLLLGEASYAFFPGFLVGYSGYLFVHFIVHAYKPPKNFFKWLWINHAVHHYKSHEKNYGVSSPLWDYVFGTYMK, from the coding sequence ATGGAAGCAAACGTTGAAAAAGTCCGGCCTAAAAATACCGGCACCCGCCCTCTATTTGACAACCCCATTCTGGAAGCGCTTTCCCGGACCCATATTGCCGTTCCAATTACGATTTATTTAGTGACTGCCACCATTTTAGGTTGGTACGCGTTTACGTATACCGACATGACAGCGGGCTGGATTGGAACCTTATTCCTTTCTGGGATTCTCGTCTTTTCGCTAATTGAGTATGCAACGCACCGGGGTGTTTTCCACATGGAAACCAATACATCGCTGAAAGCTAAGATTCAGTATACTTTCCACGGCATTCACCACGAATATCCGAAAGATAAAACGCGTCTGGCTATGCCTCCTGCTATGGCGGTTTTTGTTGGTTTGGCGCTGTTTAGCGTTACTTTCCTGTTATTAGGGGAGGCTTCCTACGCCTTCTTTCCCGGCTTTTTGGTAGGGTATTCAGGCTACTTGTTTGTTCATTTCATTGTGCACGCTTACAAGCCACCGAAGAATTTTTTCAAGTGGTTGTGGATTAACCACGCCGTGCATCACTACAAAAGCCACGAAAAAAACTACGGCGTTTCGTCGCCACTTTGGGATTACGTTTTTGGCACCTATATGAAATAA